From Flavipsychrobacter sp., a single genomic window includes:
- a CDS encoding T9SS type A sorting domain-containing protein — protein MKHLIATLCYLALIAQLSQAQTHVSGQIRTNTTWTKTNSPYIVDSKVEVANNTSLTVDPGVTIIMKATNIVIYGNLTVNATTQDPVRVIADPKELSSIDFNEQAFSKTNKDTLQLQNMLFENVGINFFKNGPSLMFSNNKIKGTTNVTWEAGLGESFIFNNNHVDAEFMIYMTGNTPIEPIEQIVIKNNKFENSIKHMAVLFLNCTSNKGIIIEENEFLNNGTAIRARGNKTTTITKNNFIGNHLCIDDKGQSASINVNHNIFMSNLKAIRVYSNDFDIQHNSIYYNRQGISLLENNTPTTYTPPNIIIENNCIYENIEYSIRWGNTNNWSLGNNWWGTTDTNKIDSAIIDFTEDFKLGKVSYGIMAKKDGSCKTITLPPTSIQEIKKNKDVSIYPNPYSNIVTFDFGTTSVLSISLYDITGRELVSKTNPNTNVKFDTENQPSGVYIYKITFSDKTTQTGRLIKQ, from the coding sequence ATGAAACACCTTATCGCAACTTTATGCTATTTAGCCCTAATAGCTCAACTTTCTCAAGCACAAACACATGTAAGTGGTCAAATTAGAACTAACACCACTTGGACTAAAACTAATAGCCCATACATAGTAGATTCAAAAGTAGAAGTTGCCAATAATACATCCTTAACTGTAGATCCTGGAGTGACAATAATTATGAAGGCTACAAATATTGTTATTTATGGCAATTTAACTGTAAACGCTACCACTCAAGATCCCGTAAGAGTTATTGCAGACCCAAAAGAATTATCTAGTATTGATTTTAACGAGCAGGCTTTTTCTAAAACGAACAAGGATACTTTACAATTGCAAAATATGTTGTTTGAAAACGTCGGTATAAATTTTTTCAAGAACGGACCTAGTTTGATGTTTTCTAACAACAAAATAAAAGGAACTACAAATGTAACTTGGGAAGCTGGCTTAGGTGAATCTTTTATTTTTAATAACAATCATGTAGATGCCGAATTCATGATTTATATGACTGGCAATACACCAATTGAGCCTATTGAACAAATAGTAATAAAAAACAACAAATTTGAAAACAGTATTAAACACATGGCAGTTCTATTTTTAAACTGCACATCAAATAAAGGAATCATTATAGAAGAAAACGAATTTCTTAATAATGGTACTGCTATTAGAGCTAGAGGAAATAAAACAACAACCATAACAAAGAACAACTTTATTGGTAACCATCTATGCATTGACGATAAAGGGCAAAGTGCTAGCATAAATGTTAACCATAATATATTCATGTCTAACCTTAAAGCTATAAGAGTGTACTCTAACGACTTTGACATTCAACACAACTCAATATATTATAACAGACAAGGCATTAGCCTATTAGAAAACAATACACCTACAACCTATACTCCCCCCAACATTATTATTGAAAACAATTGTATTTATGAAAACATAGAATATAGCATAAGATGGGGTAATACTAACAATTGGTCTTTAGGTAATAACTGGTGGGGCACCACAGATACTAATAAGATAGATAGTGCTATTATCGACTTTACAGAAGATTTTAAGTTAGGTAAGGTTTCCTATGGTATAATGGCAAAAAAAGATGGTTCTTGTAAGACGATTACCCTCCCACCCACATCTATACAAGAAATAAAAAAGAATAAGGATGTATCAATATACCCCAACCCATATAGTAATATTGTCACTTTTGACTTTGGGACAACGAGCGTCTTATCTATATCTCTATACGACATAACTGGAAGAGAACTAGTATCAAAGACCAACCCTAATACGAATGTGAAATTTGATACTGAAAATCAACCTAGTGGAGTATACATTTATAAGATAACCTTCTCGGATAAAACTACTCAAACAGGTAGACTCATAAAGCAGTGA
- a CDS encoding diacylglycerol kinase family protein, translating into MNKKSDSPKARIQSFSYAIRGVIALIRQEPNARIHTIATIVVIIAGFINQLSTHEWIAIAFAIGIVWIAEALNTTVEMLCDLYTNGAYNTKVKVIKDIAAAAVLISSLTSITIGLLIFLN; encoded by the coding sequence ATGAATAAGAAATCAGATTCACCTAAAGCAAGAATACAAAGTTTCTCGTACGCAATTCGTGGGGTTATTGCTTTGATACGTCAAGAGCCCAACGCTAGGATACATACTATTGCTACAATAGTTGTGATTATTGCAGGCTTTATAAACCAGCTATCCACTCATGAGTGGATAGCTATAGCCTTTGCAATAGGCATTGTATGGATAGCAGAAGCATTGAACACTACAGTGGAAATGTTATGCGACCTCTATACCAATGGCGCATATAATACTAAAGTAAAAGTGATAAAAGACATTGCTGCAGCGGCAGTATTGATCTCATCATTAACAAGCATCACTATAGGTTTACTCATATTTTTAAACTAG
- a CDS encoding DUF72 domain-containing protein has protein sequence MEFGKVTEQELEQIDFSLPKDPKVTTEVLKKGKGDTKFYIGCAKWGRKDWVGKLYPPKTKEKDFLEHYARTFNCIEFNAVFYRMPFPTDVQKWKSKVPEGFLFCPKFTNTITHLKRLKNVHFETGKYLEAITTFKDNLGPIFLMPHPQVAPKHIDTLKEFVEAMPSDVAMFTELRHTDWYKEGYHDEFYNFLRGQNRGTIITDAAGRRDCVHMHLSTPECFIRFVGNSLHHSDYERIDEWVQRIKQWMKQGLETCYFFMHQHEELHSPELIKYLIEELNKHCGTSLKPPQLYTDNSGKLF, from the coding sequence ATGGAATTTGGCAAAGTCACGGAACAAGAATTAGAACAAATAGACTTCTCCTTACCTAAAGACCCAAAGGTTACTACGGAGGTTCTAAAAAAAGGAAAAGGAGATACCAAGTTTTATATAGGTTGTGCTAAATGGGGAAGAAAAGATTGGGTAGGTAAATTATACCCTCCCAAAACAAAAGAGAAAGACTTTTTAGAACATTATGCTCGCACATTCAATTGTATTGAGTTCAATGCTGTATTTTATAGGATGCCCTTTCCTACGGACGTTCAGAAATGGAAAAGTAAAGTACCTGAAGGCTTTCTATTCTGCCCAAAGTTCACCAATACCATCACTCACTTGAAACGCCTAAAAAACGTTCATTTTGAAACGGGGAAGTACCTGGAAGCCATTACTACTTTTAAAGATAATCTTGGACCTATATTCTTAATGCCGCACCCTCAGGTTGCACCTAAACATATAGATACCCTTAAAGAATTTGTTGAAGCTATGCCTAGCGATGTGGCTATGTTTACAGAATTAAGGCATACTGATTGGTATAAGGAAGGATACCATGATGAGTTTTATAATTTCTTGAGAGGACAGAATAGAGGTACTATCATTACAGATGCTGCAGGTCGAAGAGATTGTGTTCATATGCACCTCAGTACGCCTGAGTGCTTCATTCGTTTTGTTGGAAATTCGCTGCACCATTCCGACTATGAGCGTATTGACGAATGGGTACAGCGCATTAAACAATGGATGAAACAAGGATTAGAAACTTGCTACTTCTTCATGCACCAGCACGAGGAGTTGCACTCACCTGAATTGATCAAATATCTCATAGAAGAATTGAATAAACATTGCGGCACGTCTTTAAAGCCACCACAACTATATACAGATAACTCAGGTAAACTGTTTTAA
- a CDS encoding carbamoyltransferase C-terminal domain-containing protein has translation MAKKNSIYILGTGLSHNGSTCLLKDGRIVVAIEKERLTRIKHDGGNDHQTVQYCLNAAGITINDLTLVVQCANFEKDIDISKYMGKRFFPDNYQVPVVTISHHLAHAYSAIGTSPFEDSNVLIIDGCGSPIEQCDDMNGAKIHVPDSMAMIAEKDSYYRYQDGILKSLYKDFSEFKPPTGSNIHLPTTRHSIGGLYSLMSRYVFGNMNDVGKLMGLAPYGDRKAYTTPLFHLKEERVFVNEDAFSILNNASKGFEDFKRRFKYFADIAAWTQKEVEKAILYTIRSRLSFNYNSNLCYAGGVALNAVANARILKEGLVDSLYIQPAAADNGIAIGCAYYGWLKTLKKEKVTHNGSTYFGASYSEQKILNAIIGYEKTNRLNINYSIDKNAIVTAAKYLAEGKIIAWYQDGAEFGPRALGNRSILADPRLPSIQSFINKEIKFREDFRPFAPSVLKEDASKYFKYAYDSPYMILVDEVLEEHRKALAGITHNDNSARVQTVTATSNPKYYELISAFKKETGLPILLNTSFNKRGMPIVETPEEAISLFYETKLDVLVMGNIILNKN, from the coding sequence ATGGCTAAAAAAAATAGCATTTATATACTAGGTACCGGCTTATCACACAATGGTTCGACATGTTTACTTAAAGACGGCAGAATAGTAGTAGCAATAGAGAAAGAAAGACTTACAAGAATCAAACACGACGGAGGCAATGATCATCAAACAGTACAATACTGTTTGAATGCCGCAGGAATTACCATTAACGATTTAACCCTCGTGGTACAATGTGCCAATTTTGAAAAAGACATTGACATCTCAAAATATATGGGGAAGCGTTTTTTCCCTGACAACTATCAAGTACCTGTAGTAACAATATCTCATCATTTAGCACATGCTTATAGCGCTATTGGCACCAGTCCTTTTGAAGACAGCAATGTCCTGATCATCGATGGCTGTGGAAGTCCTATCGAACAGTGTGACGATATGAATGGTGCTAAAATACACGTCCCGGATTCTATGGCTATGATAGCTGAAAAAGACAGTTATTATCGATACCAAGATGGTATACTTAAGTCATTATATAAAGACTTCTCAGAATTCAAACCACCTACCGGCAGTAATATTCATTTGCCTACAACACGGCATTCTATTGGAGGGCTTTATAGCCTAATGAGTAGGTATGTATTTGGCAATATGAATGATGTAGGCAAACTAATGGGGTTAGCCCCCTATGGAGATAGGAAAGCATACACTACTCCCCTATTTCACCTAAAAGAAGAAAGAGTATTTGTAAATGAAGACGCTTTCTCCATATTGAATAATGCTTCAAAAGGGTTCGAGGATTTCAAAAGGCGATTTAAGTATTTTGCAGATATAGCTGCATGGACGCAAAAAGAGGTGGAGAAAGCCATCCTCTACACTATACGATCCAGGTTGAGTTTTAATTACAACTCCAACTTATGCTATGCTGGGGGAGTAGCATTAAATGCAGTAGCTAATGCTCGTATTTTAAAAGAAGGGCTAGTAGACAGTTTATATATACAACCAGCCGCTGCCGACAATGGCATTGCAATAGGTTGCGCCTACTATGGATGGCTGAAAACATTAAAAAAAGAAAAAGTAACACATAACGGATCTACTTACTTTGGAGCAAGCTATTCAGAACAAAAAATACTCAATGCCATTATCGGTTATGAGAAAACAAATAGGCTTAATATCAATTACAGTATTGACAAAAACGCTATTGTAACTGCAGCGAAATATTTAGCGGAAGGTAAGATCATTGCTTGGTATCAAGACGGGGCCGAGTTCGGACCAAGAGCTTTAGGCAATAGAAGCATTCTTGCAGACCCTCGTCTTCCATCCATACAATCCTTCATCAATAAAGAGATAAAATTCAGAGAAGACTTTAGACCATTTGCACCATCTGTATTAAAAGAGGACGCCTCCAAATATTTCAAGTATGCTTATGATAGCCCTTACATGATACTGGTTGACGAAGTATTAGAAGAACATCGAAAAGCACTTGCAGGGATAACACATAACGACAATAGCGCTCGTGTACAAACTGTAACAGCAACTAGCAACCCAAAGTACTATGAGTTGATAAGTGCATTCAAAAAAGAAACAGGTTTGCCTATACTGCTCAATACATCTTTTAATAAACGCGGCATGCCGATTGTTGAAACTCCTGAAGAAGCTATCAGTTTATTTTACGAAACTAAACTTGATGTATTAGTAATGGGAAACATTATTCTAAATAAGAATTGA
- a CDS encoding phosphoglycerate kinase: MSQFNAYNFQNKKALVRVDFNVPQKDGKITDDTRIQAALPTIKKILADGGSVILMSHLGRPLKAIAKDPELSLANFTLKNVQAHLATLIDNEVLFAEDCVGEDATTKAADLQNGQVLLLENLRFHQEEEKGDKEFAAQLAALGDVYVNDAFGTAHRAHASTAIVADSFSKENKMFGLLLEAEIVAAQKVLNDSQKPFTAIIGGAKVSDKIMIIENLLDRATDIIIGGGMAYTFFKAQGGDIGSSLVEDDRMQMAIELLEKAEKKGVQIHLPSDSIIADKFAADAQTSSANNMEIPDGWMGLDIGHFACDTFSKVVKDSKTILWNGPMGVFEMEKFQHGTKCIADAVAEATANGAYSLVGGGDSVAAVNKFNYTDKVSYVSTGGGAMLEFFEGKELPGIAAINK, translated from the coding sequence ATGAGCCAATTCAACGCTTACAATTTTCAGAACAAAAAAGCACTTGTACGTGTCGATTTCAACGTTCCTCAAAAAGACGGTAAAATTACCGACGATACACGCATACAAGCAGCACTACCTACAATAAAGAAAATCCTTGCTGACGGCGGTAGCGTTATATTAATGAGCCATTTAGGTCGTCCTTTAAAAGCTATTGCTAAAGACCCTGAATTGAGCCTTGCCAACTTTACACTAAAGAATGTACAAGCTCATTTAGCTACCCTTATAGATAATGAAGTATTATTTGCCGAGGATTGTGTAGGAGAAGATGCAACAACAAAAGCTGCTGATCTCCAAAATGGCCAGGTACTATTATTAGAAAATTTACGTTTTCACCAAGAAGAAGAAAAAGGAGATAAAGAATTTGCAGCCCAACTAGCAGCTTTAGGCGATGTATATGTAAACGATGCATTTGGTACTGCACACCGTGCACACGCATCTACGGCAATCGTTGCCGACTCTTTTTCTAAAGAAAATAAGATGTTCGGTCTACTACTAGAGGCTGAAATTGTAGCTGCACAAAAAGTATTGAACGATTCGCAAAAGCCTTTTACAGCTATCATAGGTGGAGCTAAGGTTTCAGATAAGATCATGATCATTGAGAACCTACTTGATCGTGCAACAGATATAATCATAGGAGGAGGCATGGCTTATACTTTCTTCAAAGCGCAGGGAGGTGACATAGGCAGCTCTCTTGTAGAGGACGACCGTATGCAAATGGCCATTGAGCTGCTAGAGAAAGCAGAAAAGAAAGGAGTACAGATACACCTACCTAGTGATAGTATTATCGCAGATAAATTTGCTGCTGATGCGCAAACCTCTTCTGCCAACAATATGGAAATACCTGACGGATGGATGGGCTTAGATATTGGGCATTTCGCTTGCGATACTTTCTCTAAAGTTGTCAAAGACTCTAAAACCATTTTATGGAATGGGCCTATGGGTGTTTTTGAAATGGAAAAATTCCAACACGGCACTAAATGTATTGCCGATGCAGTAGCAGAAGCTACAGCAAATGGAGCTTATTCTCTTGTAGGTGGTGGTGATAGTGTTGCGGCTGTAAACAAGTTTAACTATACCGACAAAGTAAGCTATGTATCAACTGGTGGAGGTGCTATGCTAGAGTTTTTTGAAGGAAAAGAATTACCCGGAATAGCTGCTATAAACAAATAA
- the creD gene encoding cell envelope integrity protein CreD: MEQNNKTSIFDKNRILIKGFLIGFLILLMLIPKFMVNDVINERRHYQSEVVKEVSSKWAGEQVVAGPILVVPYNKHSIAKDGKKVTTKKKVYILPEKLKINGEVTTETKKRSIYHVSLYRSDMTLEGNFSSSPIKKLNINPDDIIWNESRLVMGISDAKGLEEEVTLDWADNTSIMEPGIQGAEIFDTELGANIKLNLETNSQFNIKLKMKGSSDLQFVPVGKTTDVMLSSNWKDPSFNGYYLPDTNNDTDGFKAKWRVLHVSRSFPQYWDGYNNKNTNKMYDNSFGVKLIQPADHYAKSNRSIKYALLIIALTFTVFFFMEVIQKIRIHPLQYILVGMALIIFYTLLLSISEYIGFNSAYMVAAVATVALIGLYVWSVIKKWKIAIGFTFSLTALYAYLFMLIQLKEYALISGSIGLFFVLAIIMYFSRKIDWYSTNKQIEDHE; this comes from the coding sequence ATGGAACAGAACAACAAAACCAGCATCTTCGACAAAAACAGAATTTTAATAAAAGGATTCCTAATAGGCTTTCTTATCCTACTAATGCTCATACCTAAGTTCATGGTCAATGACGTGATCAATGAAAGAAGGCATTATCAATCAGAAGTAGTAAAAGAAGTGAGTAGCAAATGGGCTGGCGAACAAGTAGTAGCAGGACCAATATTAGTAGTGCCTTATAATAAACACTCCATCGCCAAGGATGGCAAAAAAGTTACGACCAAAAAGAAAGTATACATACTTCCTGAAAAACTAAAGATAAACGGCGAGGTAACTACAGAAACTAAAAAACGTAGCATTTACCATGTTAGCCTTTACCGTTCAGACATGACACTTGAAGGAAATTTTTCTTCATCACCTATTAAAAAACTAAACATCAATCCTGATGATATTATTTGGAATGAAAGTAGACTAGTAATGGGCATTAGTGATGCCAAAGGACTGGAGGAAGAAGTAACACTAGACTGGGCAGACAACACATCTATAATGGAGCCAGGCATCCAAGGTGCTGAAATTTTTGATACAGAACTGGGGGCAAACATAAAACTGAACCTTGAAACAAATAGCCAATTTAATATTAAACTTAAAATGAAAGGATCTTCGGACTTACAATTTGTACCTGTAGGCAAAACAACGGATGTAATGCTATCATCTAATTGGAAAGACCCTTCATTCAATGGCTACTACCTTCCCGACACAAATAACGATACTGATGGTTTTAAAGCTAAATGGAGAGTACTACATGTATCCCGTAGTTTCCCTCAATACTGGGATGGCTATAATAATAAGAACACCAACAAAATGTACGACAATAGTTTTGGTGTAAAGCTAATACAACCAGCCGACCATTATGCAAAATCTAACCGTTCCATCAAATACGCTCTACTAATAATAGCACTCACTTTTACTGTATTCTTTTTCATGGAGGTAATACAGAAAATACGCATACACCCTTTACAATATATTCTTGTCGGCATGGCTTTGATCATATTCTATACCCTATTACTCTCTATCTCAGAATATATAGGATTCAATAGTGCTTATATGGTAGCAGCAGTAGCAACTGTAGCCCTTATAGGCCTCTATGTATGGAGCGTTATCAAGAAATGGAAAATTGCTATTGGCTTTACGTTCTCATTAACTGCTCTTTACGCTTATTTATTCATGCTTATTCAACTTAAAGAATACGCACTTATTTCAGGCAGCATAGGCTTGTTCTTTGTCCTTGCCATTATTATGTACTTCTCTAGGAAAATAGACTGGTACAGCACTAACAAACAAATAGAAGATCATGAATAA
- the gap gene encoding type I glyceraldehyde-3-phosphate dehydrogenase, which translates to MSTVKVAINGFGRIGRLAYRQIYNMEGIDVVAINDLTSPEFLAHLLKYDTAQGRFEASVSSSDNSITVNGDEIKIYAERNPSDIPWGEHDVDVVLECTGFFADRDKAAAHINAGAKRVVISAPATGDLKTIVYNVNHEILDGSETVISCASCTTNCLAPMAKTLQDNFGIVTGLMNTIHAYTNDQNTLDAPHPKGDFRRARAAAANIIPNSTGAAKAIGLVMPELKGKLDGGAQRVPTVTGSLTELVSVLEKKVTVEEVNAAMQAAANESFGYTEDQIVSSDIIGTSYGSLFDATQTKIMTMGDTQLVKTVSWYDNEMSYVSQLVRTVKHFAGLISK; encoded by the coding sequence ATGAGTACAGTAAAAGTTGCCATTAATGGTTTCGGTCGTATCGGTCGTTTGGCTTATCGCCAAATTTATAACATGGAAGGTATAGACGTTGTTGCTATCAACGATCTTACTAGTCCTGAATTTTTGGCTCACCTGTTGAAGTACGATACTGCTCAAGGTCGTTTTGAAGCAAGTGTATCTAGCAGCGATAATTCTATCACCGTAAATGGTGACGAAATAAAAATATATGCAGAGCGCAACCCTTCTGATATTCCATGGGGAGAGCACGATGTAGATGTTGTATTAGAGTGTACAGGTTTCTTTGCTGATAGAGATAAAGCTGCTGCTCACATCAACGCTGGTGCTAAGCGCGTTGTTATTTCTGCTCCTGCTACGGGAGATCTAAAAACTATCGTATACAATGTTAACCACGAAATACTAGATGGTTCTGAAACTGTAATTAGTTGTGCTTCTTGTACTACTAACTGTTTAGCTCCAATGGCTAAAACTCTTCAAGACAACTTTGGTATCGTTACTGGTTTAATGAATACAATTCATGCTTACACTAACGACCAAAATACACTTGATGCACCGCATCCTAAAGGAGACTTCCGTCGTGCACGTGCTGCAGCTGCAAACATCATCCCTAACTCTACTGGTGCTGCTAAAGCTATTGGTTTAGTTATGCCTGAATTGAAAGGTAAACTTGATGGTGGTGCACAACGTGTTCCTACTGTTACAGGTTCTCTTACTGAACTAGTATCTGTTCTTGAAAAGAAAGTAACTGTTGAAGAAGTAAATGCTGCTATGCAAGCTGCTGCTAATGAAAGCTTCGGATATACTGAAGATCAAATAGTTTCTAGCGACATCATCGGTACATCATATGGTTCTTTGTTTGACGCTACGCAAACTAAGATCATGACCATGGGTGATACTCAGCTAGTTAAAACTGTTAGCTGGTATGACAATGAAATGAGCTATGTATCTCAATTGGTTCGTACGGTGAAGCATTTCGCAGGTTTGATTTCTAAATAA
- the mltG gene encoding endolytic transglycosylase MltG: MSRSRFDTVQDVPTSRKRKKSNRWLSVLFALLIILVSLGAVVYYKTFGPNTGSFKTGEYLYIYTGDNYQDLLSTLEREGFVKDIVSFNLLAKQANLPNHVKAGRYKIQHGENNYDLIRQLRSGKQAPVNIVINKVRTKQELAGIIGRNLEADSALFLEQISNPEYLSEFDLDSNTLLTAIIPDTYEFYWNTSADRAFRRLEIYKHKFWNADRLVKAAQKKLSPEKVSIIASIVEEETNNNEEKPLIASVYMNRVRYGMKLQADPTVKFAVGDFTLRRILDIHLNHDSPYNTYMYFGYPPGPICTPSKTSIDAVLNAPETKYLYFCAKEDFSGSHSFASSYKQHLDNASKYHKALNERGIK; the protein is encoded by the coding sequence ATGAGCCGCTCAAGATTTGATACTGTACAAGATGTACCTACATCAAGAAAAAGAAAAAAAAGCAATAGATGGCTTAGTGTCCTTTTTGCATTACTAATTATTCTTGTATCACTAGGTGCGGTAGTGTACTACAAAACTTTTGGCCCTAATACTGGCAGCTTCAAGACAGGGGAATATTTATATATCTACACAGGCGATAATTATCAAGACCTCCTATCTACATTAGAAAGAGAAGGGTTTGTAAAAGATATTGTCAGTTTCAACTTACTAGCAAAACAAGCCAATCTCCCCAACCATGTGAAAGCAGGTAGGTACAAAATACAACATGGGGAAAATAACTATGACCTGATAAGGCAGCTACGCTCTGGGAAGCAAGCACCAGTAAACATAGTTATAAATAAGGTACGTACTAAGCAAGAACTAGCAGGCATCATTGGCCGCAACCTCGAGGCTGACTCTGCTTTGTTTTTAGAGCAAATATCCAACCCTGAATACCTCTCGGAGTTTGATCTTGACAGCAACACATTGCTTACTGCTATTATCCCTGATACTTACGAATTTTACTGGAACACTTCAGCCGACAGAGCTTTTAGAAGACTAGAAATCTATAAACATAAATTCTGGAATGCGGATAGACTTGTCAAGGCAGCACAAAAAAAGCTATCTCCTGAAAAAGTAAGCATTATAGCTTCTATAGTAGAGGAAGAAACCAATAACAATGAAGAAAAGCCACTCATTGCCAGTGTATATATGAACCGGGTTCGCTATGGTATGAAATTACAAGCCGACCCTACTGTAAAATTTGCTGTTGGCGACTTCACACTACGTAGAATATTGGACATTCACCTGAATCACGACTCTCCTTACAATACATATATGTATTTTGGGTACCCTCCAGGTCCTATTTGTACACCATCTAAGACTAGTATAGACGCCGTACTTAATGCTCCTGAAACAAAGTACTTATACTTCTGCGCCAAAGAAGATTTTAGTGGCTCTCATAGCTTTGCCAGTAGCTACAAACAACACCTGGACAATGCATCGAAGTACCATAAAGCACTTAATGAGAGAGGTATTAAGTAA
- a CDS encoding transcriptional regulator: MGSPINNLNKVFESRIRIGIMSALVVTDQVNFNDLKALIDVTDGNLSSHLKTLEDNGFIKVQKGFVGRKTNTTYSVTKAGDKAFRDHLHALEQIINKLN; encoded by the coding sequence ATGGGCAGCCCAATTAACAACTTAAATAAGGTTTTTGAAAGCCGAATACGGATAGGCATTATGAGTGCGCTTGTAGTTACAGACCAAGTCAACTTTAATGACCTCAAAGCCTTAATTGACGTTACTGATGGCAACCTATCATCTCATTTAAAAACACTGGAAGACAATGGTTTTATCAAAGTACAGAAGGGTTTTGTTGGGCGAAAAACCAATACTACCTATTCGGTTACTAAAGCAGGAGACAAAGCATTTAGAGATCACCTACATGCACTAGAACAAATTATCAATAAACTAAATTAA
- the sucC gene encoding ADP-forming succinate--CoA ligase subunit beta codes for MNLHEYQAKELLKSFGVPTQDGIAVENVEETVNAYNKVAADTGAKFAVIKAQIHAGGRGKGTIKEAPEQHGVEVIKSADDAKRVAENILGNTLVTIQTGEAGKVVNKLFVAHDMYYDGPSEREEFYLSILMDRSKKQNVIMYSTEGGMDIEDVAHNTPEKIFKEWVAPNMPLQGFQARKIAFNLGLSGTAFKNCVKFVSNLYNAYVSLDCEMLEINPLFKSSDDKILAVDCKMSIDESSLYRHKDLAEMRDKTEEDPTEVEAGEYNLNYVKLDGNVGCMVNGAGLAMATMDMIKLAGGEPANFLDVGGSANAETVEAGFRIIMKDPNVKAILINIFGGIVRCDRVAAGVVEAYKNLGNIDIPIIVRLQGTNAEAAKELIDNSGLEVQSAILLSEAAQLVQNAVS; via the coding sequence ATGAACTTGCACGAATATCAAGCTAAAGAGCTATTAAAAAGCTTCGGAGTACCTACACAAGACGGTATAGCTGTAGAAAATGTTGAAGAAACTGTAAACGCTTATAACAAAGTAGCTGCTGATACCGGCGCTAAATTTGCTGTTATTAAAGCTCAAATTCATGCAGGTGGCCGTGGTAAGGGTACCATAAAAGAAGCACCTGAACAACATGGTGTTGAAGTAATTAAGAGTGCAGATGACGCTAAACGCGTTGCTGAGAACATACTAGGCAATACACTCGTTACTATCCAAACAGGAGAAGCTGGTAAGGTTGTAAATAAGCTATTCGTAGCTCACGACATGTACTACGATGGACCTAGCGAGCGTGAAGAATTTTACCTTTCTATATTGATGGACCGTTCTAAAAAGCAGAACGTGATCATGTATAGCACTGAAGGCGGTATGGATATTGAAGATGTTGCACACAATACTCCTGAAAAAATATTCAAAGAGTGGGTAGCACCAAATATGCCATTACAAGGTTTCCAAGCTCGTAAAATAGCATTCAACCTAGGCTTAAGCGGTACTGCATTTAAAAACTGTGTAAAATTCGTATCTAACTTATATAACGCATACGTTAGTCTTGATTGTGAAATGTTAGAGATCAACCCTCTATTCAAATCGAGCGACGACAAGATACTAGCTGTAGACTGTAAGATGAGCATCGACGAAAGCTCTCTATACCGTCACAAAGATCTTGCAGAAATGCGTGATAAAACAGAAGAAGATCCAACAGAAGTAGAAGCTGGTGAGTACAACCTAAACTATGTAAAGCTAGATGGTAACGTAGGCTGCATGGTTAATGGTGCCGGACTAGCAATGGCTACGATGGATATGATCAAGTTAGCTGGTGGTGAGCCTGCAAACTTCCTAGATGTTGGAGGTAGCGCAAACGCTGAAACAGTAGAAGCTGGTTTCCGTATCATCATGAAAGACCCTAATGTTAAAGCAATTCTTATCAACATTTTTGGTGGTATCGTTCGTTGCGACCGTGTTGCTGCTGGTGTGGTAGAAGCTTATAAAAACTTAGGTAATATTGATATTCCGATCATTGTACGTTTACAAGGTACAAATGCTGAGGCTGCTAAGGAATTGATAGACAACTCTGGTCTTGAGGTACAGTCTGCAATTCTTCTTAGCGAAGCCGCACAGCTAGTACAAAACGCTGTTAGCTAA